Within Stella humosa, the genomic segment CGTCATCGTCGGCCTGGAGGGCGACAAAGTCTCCTACGAGCATATCCTGTGGGATCAGGCGAACGTCCTGGTGCAGATCGGCCTGCTCGATCCCAAGGGCCTGCCGGTGGCGGGCGCCGGGGCGGCAGCGAAGCTGCGCAATCCGGCGTTGCCCGACCCGTTCTTCGGCGAAGGCTGACGCCGTCGGCGCCCCGGGGCGCCGAGGCCTGGGTTCAGTCGACGGCCGCGATCATTCGGGCTTGTCCGCGTCGGCCGTTGGCGCGGGCGGCCCGCCGCCCAGCTTCTTGCCGTCGATCTCCCGCTGCGAGCGTTCGCGGTCGGTGGCGTCCCGGGCTTTCTCGGCGCCGGTGCGCCCGAAGCGGGTGCGGTTCTCGGCCGCGCGGGCCTCGGCCTCCTCGCGGGCGGCCTGCTTGCGGAAGCGATTGAGATTGACGACTTCGCCCATGGCCGCCCTCCGTTGCGGCATCACCATGGATTGGTCGACCCGCATCCAGCGGCTACAATAGGACGCCCGACCGCCAAGCGCATCATTCCCGACGGCATGGTGTCCCGGCCGGGCGAAGGGAAGTGATCGATGCGCAAAGTCCTGATCGGTGTCGCTGCCGTCGCCGTGTTGTTGCTGGGGGCGGCCATGTTGGCCCCCGGCCTGATCGACTGGAACCGCTACAAGGACCGCATCCAGGCCGAGGCCGAGGCGGCGACCGGCCGCAAGCTGACGATCGCCGGCGACATCCGCCTGGCGGTCCTGCCGTTCCCGCAGCTCCGGGTCCGTGACGTGCGCTTCGCCAACGCGCCGGGTGCCGCCGTGCCGGACATGGTCCGCCTGAAGGGGCTCGAGGTCGATGTCGCCTTCTGGCCCTTGCTGAGCGGCCAGGTCGAGATGACCCGGGTCACCCTGGTCGAGCCGGTGATTGAACTGCAGACGCTGGCCGAGGGCGGCGGCAACTGGGCCATGAAGCCGGCGGCGGCACCCGCCGCCGCCCCTGGCGCGCCGACCACGCCGGCCGCTCCGCCGTCCGGTGGCGACGGCGGCTTCCCGATCCGGCTCGGCAACGTCACGATCGACAATGGCACGGTCGTCTGGCGCGATGCCCGCGGCAGCACGGAGCGCATCGAGCGGATCCATGTCCGTGCGTCGGCCGAAAGCCTGCAAGGGCCTTTCCGGGTGACCGGCGACATGGCCGTGCGCGGCCGCCCGGCCTCCATCGACGCCGATGTCGGACGGCTGGCCGCCGCCGGGACGACGCCCGTCCGCGCCTCGCTGCTGCTGAAGGATGCCCGCGCCGGCCTCGTGCTGACCGCCAATCTGGGGCCGGAGGCACCGGCGCGCCGCATTGATGGCACCCTCAAGCTCGAGGCGGACAGCCTGGCCGGGCTGGTGGCGGCCCTGACCGGCGCGCCGGCCGGTCCGGCGCGGCCCCTGGTCGCCGACGTCACGTTCGTCGCCGAGGGCGACCGCTTCAAGGCCGACCCACTGACGGTTCGCATCGACGATGCCAGCTTCACCGGCCGAATCGAGACCGCACCCGACCGGGCCGGCCGCACCACGATCACGGCCGCGCTGTCGACGCAGCGGATCGAACTCGACAAATGGCTGGCCCTGACTGGCCCCGTGCCCAGTGCTGGCCCCGCGCCCAGTGCTGGGCCCGCCCCCGCTGCGGCACCCGGAGTGGCGGCCCCGGCGCCGGCAGCCCGCGCGCCGGCCGGCGCCACGCCCGCCGCCCCGGTCGATGGCGGCTTCGCGCTGCCGGCGGGCATCATCGCCCGCGTCGACCTGTCGGCCGACACGGTGCTGGCCCAGGGGCAGTCGATCCGCAACGCCAAGCTGGTCGCCCGACTGGCCGACGGCAAGGTGACCGTCGAGCGCGCCGCGGCCGAACTGCCGGGGCCGACGCAGTTGACGCTGTCCGGCACGCTGGCCGCCGTTCAGGGCCGGCCGCAGTTCGACGGCCGGTTGCAGGCCGATGCGCGCAGCCTGCGCACGCTGCTTTTCGCCTACAAGGCGGTGCCGGATGGCCTGCCGGCCGACCGGCTGGGCCGCGCCACCCTGCAGACGCGGGTGAAGGCCGGCCCGACCCTGGTGGAACTGGCCGAACTGACCGCCACCGTCGACGGCGCCAAGGCCACCGGCAGTACATCGGTCCGCCTGCCCGAGCAGCCGGGGGCGCGCGCGGCCGTCACCGCGCGGCTGGCGGTCGACCGCTTCGACCTCGATTCCTACCTGCGGCGAACCGCGTCGACGCCCCCTCCGGCCGCGGCGGGCGCGGCGCCGGCCGCTGCCGCCAAGCCGGCCGGCGACCCCGGCGTCGACCTCGATCTCGACCTGCGCGTGGGCCAACTGAACGCCGGCGGCAAGCCGGCGCGCGACGTGGTGCTGGCCGGCCTCTATCAGGGCGGCACGCTGACGCTGCGGCAGGCGTCGGTCGGGGACTATGCCGGGGCCTCGGCCAAGCTCGCCGGCTCCGTCCGCGACCCCGGTCCGGCCGCCACCGTCGACCTGACGCTGGAGGCCGGCGGCCGCGACCTCGGCCAGGTGCTGGGGCAGGGCGGCGTCGCCGCACCCGCCCAGGCGCAGCAACCCTTCTCCATCGCCGGCAAGGTTACAGGTGGGGCGGCCCGGCTGGCGGTCGACCTCCAGGCCCGACTGGGCGACGGACAGGCCAAGCTGGCCGGCACGATCGAGCCGCCGCGCGGCCTGCCGGGGATCGCGCTTGCCATCGATGCCGGTCACCCCTCGACCGGCCGCCTCCTGTCGCAGCTTTCCCCCGGCTATCGCCCGCGCGGCGGCGACATCGGCCCGTTCCGCCTGACCGCGCGAACGCGGGCCGATGGCAACACGCTCTTCCTCGACGGTTTCTCGCTGGCGGCCGGTGCCGCCCGGCTGGAAGGCCCGCTGCGCATCGAGACCGGCGGCGCGCGGCCCAAGCTGATCGCGGACCTGACCGGCGGCGAGCTGTCGGTCGACGCCTTCCTGCCGGTGGAGGAGCGCGCTGGCCTGGCCCCGCTCGACCCGCCGTCGCTGCTGCGGCCCGGCGTGATGCTGGCGCAGGCCCGCCCGGCGCCCGCCCAGCGCGCGCCGGCCCGGGCGGCCGACCGCTGGTCGAAAGCGCCGCTCGACCTGTCGAGCCTGCTGGCCGCCGATGCCGACGTGAAGCTGCGCGCCGCCAGCTTCCAGCAGGGGCGCTGGGTCGTCTCGCGGCCGGACATCGCGCTGACGCTGGCGGACGGCACGCTGACGCTGGCGAAATTCACCGGCCAGCTCTATGGCGGCACGGCCGAGTTGAGTGGCCAGCTCGTCGCCCGCGGCACCCCCAGCGCGCGCTTCGCGGTGAAGGCGCAGAACGTCAATCTCGGCCAGGCGATCGATACCGGCCGGGCGATCCGGCTGGTCGGCGGCCGGGCCCAGGCGAACCTCGCGATCGAGACCGCCGGCCGCAGCATGCACGACATGGTGTCGGCGCTGGCCGGCCGCGGCGACCTCGACGTGCGCGACGGCGTGCTGCGCGGCCTCAACCTGTCGGCCGTCGCGGGCTCGCTCCAGACGACCGACCTGACCAAGCTGCCCAACATCCTCAACCTGGTGCAGGAACTGGGAAAGGACGGCGACACGCCCTTCTCGGCGCTGACCGCCACCTATCGCATCGAGAAGGGCGTGATCCGCAGCGAGGACGTGAAGCTGGCGGCCACCGGCTTCGGCGCCACGGGCACCACCGTGACCAGCCTGCCGGCCTGGATCACCGACACGCGGGTGGAAGCCCAGATCGCGACCAGGCCTGATCCGATCCCGGTCGCGGTGCGGCTGGAAGGGTCGATCGACGAGCCGCGCAAGATCTTCGATACCAACGCGTTGCAGAGCTACCTGGCGCAGCGGATCGGCCGCGGCGGCCTCCAGCAACTCCTGCCGGGGCTGCTGCCGCCGGCAGCCGGCCAGCAGCCGGGCCAGCAACCGGGCCGGCCCGGCCAGCAACAGCAGCAGCAGCGCGAGCCGATGAATCTGCTGGCGCCACTGCTGCGTCGCTAGGGTCGGGGTCGAGGTGCCGGGCTACGGCACGTCGACCAGGACGACCTCGGTGTCCTCGTCGGCGGCGATGCGATGGGTCTCGCCGCCGCCGAGCACCACCCCGTCGCGCGGCTCGACCCGCTCGCCGTCGATCGTGAAGCGACCGGTCGGCGCCACCAGATAGGCGTGGCGCCCGGCCTCGACGGTATAGTCCAGCGTCTGGCCGGCCAGCACCGTGGCACCCAGCACGGCCGCATCCTGGTGGATCTGCAGCGCGTCCTCGTCACCCGCCCGGCCGGAGGCCAGCGTCACCCACTGGCCGGCGCGGTCGCCCTTGGGGAAGGGCTTGGCGTCCCAGCGCGGGGCGACACCCTGGCTGGCCGGCTGGATCCAGATCTGGAACAGGGTCGTCGGCTCGTCCTCGACATTGAACTCGGCATGGCGGATGCCGGTGCCGGCCGACATCACCTGCACGTCGCCAGCCTCGGTGCGGCCACGGTTGCCCAGGCTGTCCTCGTGCGTGATGGCGCCCGAGCGGACATAGGTGATGATCTCCATGTCGCGGTGCGGGTGGGGCGGGAAGCCGGTGCCCGGCTGGATCTCGTCGTCGTTCCAGACCCGAAGCGCGCCGACGCTCATCCGCGAGCGGTCGAGATACTCGCCGAACGAGAAATGGTGGCGGGCATTGAGCCAGTCGTTGCGGAACCGGCCGAGCGAGGCGAAGGGGCGGCGTTCGATCATGGGAGGCACCTCCTGTTGCGATGGACTGCCCATCGGTTGAGGCGGAATATGGCGCAGAACGGCGCTCGGTATAATCCGGCAATCCTGCATCGGATTATATCCTGATAATCTACAATGGCCGGGCTGAACCCGGCCGCCAGGATCTGCGCCCAAGGGGCATGGCCGGCATTCCGCGCGGCCGGGAGGGGGGATATATGGGTGTGTCGCGCTGGATCGCCATCGCATTCGCCATGGTCGTGCCGGGGGCCGCACTGGCGCAGACCGCACCGGCCGACCCGGCGCCCACCATGCTGATCCTGGACGTGTCCGGATCGATGAACCGGCCGATCGCGGGCCAGCCCAAGATCGCCATCGCCAAGGAGGTGGTGCGCGACCTGCTGGCCGGCTGGCCGGCAGAGCGCCCCGTCGGCATGACGCTCTATGGCCATCGCCGCCCGCGCGACTGCACCGACATCGAGCAGGTGCGCGCGATCGGCCGGCTCGACCGCAGCGAGGCGGAGCGGCTGCGCGGGCTGGTGGCGGGCCTGACGGCGCGGGGCGAGACGCCGATCGCCCGTTCGCTGACCGGCGCGATACCGGCCTTCGGCGGGCGCCCGGGCCGTATCATCCTGGTGACGGACGGGCGCGAGGAATGCGGCGGCGACGTCTGCCAGGCGGCGGCCGAACTGGCGCGCGCCGGCATCGACGTCACCGTCGACATCGTCGGCTTCGACCTGCGGCCGGAAGAAAAGGCATCGCTGCAATGCGTGATCGAGCGCACCGGCGGGCGCTATTTCGATGCCCGCGACCGCGCGGGCCTGGCGGGCGCCATGCGCCAGGCCGCGGCCGGGCCGGAGCTGGCGACGCTGGAGGTGAGCGTCACCGAATCCGGCCGCCGCCCGACCGAGGCCGCGCGCGTCACCATCGACGGCGGCGGCCATGCCGGCCTGGCGCTGACCGGCAACCCGGTGCGCTACCAGCTCGCGCCCGGCAGCTACAAGGTGACGGCGCAGGTCGCGAACGGTCCGGTCTCCGCCCCGGTCGAGATCGCGCTGGCCCGCGGCGAACTGGTCCGGCGCACCATCGACATCGGCAGCGGCACCATCGTCGTGGCCCTGGTCGCGGCCGACGGCCGGCCGATCCCGCGCGGCCCCCAGGTGCAGCTACGCGAGGGCGACCGGCTGATCGGCGCGCTCAACGAGGAGCGCGCGCGCTTCCAGGCGCCGCCCGGCCGCTACACCGTGCGGGTCCAGCTCACCACTGGCGCTTTCCAGGACCATCCCGTGGAGATCCGCGGCGGCGAGAACGTCGAGCAGAAGCTGGTGGCCGAGATCGGCACCGTCGAGATCAGCGTCGGCGGCCGCTTCGCCGCCGGCCGCGGGCCGTTCCCCTATGTCGAGCTGCAACGCGACGGCCGCTTCGCCGCGGCGCTGTCCGACAATCCAGCCCGCTTCACCATGTTCGCCGGCAGCTACACGGCCGGCGTGCGGGTGGACGGCGTGCTCGTCGGCGCGACGCCGGTCGAGATCCGCGGCGGCGTCACCACGCCGGTCGCCATCGCGGTGCCATAGGTCCAGGGTCAGGCGTGGGCGGCTGCCATCGCCGACAGTTCGGCGGCGATGGCGGCCCGCCAGGCGACCGGCTGGCGCAGTTCCGCCCCCGGCCCCAGCCAGCGCAGCAGTTCCAGCGCCAGGGGCTGGTCGAACTCGCCATAAGTCATGACGACGCGGTCGCCCTCGGGCTCGAAGCGGGCGAAGCGATAGAGCCAGTCGCGCTGCAGCCGCTCCGCCTGGGCCGGCATCATGGCGATGACGACCGGGCTGGAGCGCGCCCATTGCGCCATGGCGTCGCCGAGCCAGGCCCGGCCGAGCAGGCCGCGCACGTCGAACCCGGCATCGCCGCGATGGCGGAAGCCGCTGGCGACGAGTGCCACCACCCGGTCGGCCCGCCAGAAGCGGCGCCGGCCGTCGTCGCGCCGGCCGATCAGGTACCAGCGGTCGCGATCCCAGATCACGCCCTCGGGCGTTGCCTCGATCTCGGGCGATGCCTGGCCGCGATAGGGCGAGTGATAGACGAGCCGCACCCGCACCCGGTCGAGGATGGCCGAGACGAAGGTCTCGACCGCCTTGGCCGCATCCGGCCCCGGCTCGTCGTCGGGCTCGGGATGGAACAGGTCGGCCGTCGCCCGCTCGAAGCCGACCAGGCGCCGCGTCTCGGCCGCCAGCGGGCGCAGGCGCGGTGGCAGGGCGGCCGCCAGCTTGCGCTCGGCCGCCGCCAGGGCCGCCGGGAAGGGCGGCGTGCGCAGGCCGGCGGCCAGCGCCAAGGCCAGCAGGCCGGCCACCGCCTCCTCGCGGGTGAAGGCGACCGGCGGCAGGAAGTAGCCCTCCAGCAGCCGGTAGCCGCCGCCCGACCCGCGCTCGGCATAGATCGGCACGCCGGTGGCGCTCAGCATCTCGACATCGCGATAGATGGTGCGCACCGACACCTCGAACCGCTCGGCCAGGCTGGGCGCGGTGACGAGGCCGCCGTCGCTCAGCAGCAGCAGGATGGCAAACGCGCGCTCGATCCGGGTCATTGGCCATAGCTGACAGGGCAATCGACATCCGTTCAAGAATTTCCGGCATCCGACGGACCATACCTGACACGAGGCTGTCAGTTGGCGGCGGCTAGGGTGGCTGCGGTTCAGATCGAAGGAGGAACCCCATGCTCGACCATTTCTCGATCGGCGTTCGCGACATCGCCCGCACCCGCCGCTTCTACGACGCGGCCTTGCAGCCGCTCGGCTATAGCTGCCTGTCGTCGGGCGAGGGCTCGCTCGGCTATGGCGCGGACCAGGTGGTGCTGTGGATCTCGCAGACCGACCATCCCGTGCCGGGCGATCCGCGCTCGGGCCTGCATTTCTGCTTCTCGGCACCCGACCGGGCCGCCGTCGATCGCTTCCATGCGGGTGCCCTTGCCGCCGGCGGCGAATGCAACGGCGCGCCGGGCCTGCGGTCGGACTATTCCCCGACCTACTATGCCGCCTTCGCCATCGACCCCGACGGCTACCGGGTTGAGGCCTATTGCGGCGCAGCCGCTTGACCGGGGAGGGCGGGATGCGCCGGGATATCGTCTGGGAATGCACCAGCCAGATGGGGCTGGAGCATCTCGTCCTGACCATCGGCGCGGAGGAAGTCCGCGCCGATGGCGTCATCCTGCTCGACGAGGAGGGGGATGTCTTTCGCCTGCGCTACGCGATCGAACTGGGGG encodes:
- a CDS encoding VOC family protein, with translation MLDHFSIGVRDIARTRRFYDAALQPLGYSCLSSGEGSLGYGADQVVLWISQTDHPVPGDPRSGLHFCFSAPDRAAVDRFHAGALAAGGECNGAPGLRSDYSPTYYAAFAIDPDGYRVEAYCGAAA
- a CDS encoding DUF4169 family protein, with product MGEVVNLNRFRKQAAREEAEARAAENRTRFGRTGAEKARDATDRERSQREIDGKKLGGGPPAPTADADKPE
- a CDS encoding pirin family protein, which produces MIERRPFASLGRFRNDWLNARHHFSFGEYLDRSRMSVGALRVWNDDEIQPGTGFPPHPHRDMEIITYVRSGAITHEDSLGNRGRTEAGDVQVMSAGTGIRHAEFNVEDEPTTLFQIWIQPASQGVAPRWDAKPFPKGDRAGQWVTLASGRAGDEDALQIHQDAAVLGATVLAGQTLDYTVEAGRHAYLVAPTGRFTIDGERVEPRDGVVLGGGETHRIAADEDTEVVLVDVP
- a CDS encoding vWA domain-containing protein; the protein is MGVSRWIAIAFAMVVPGAALAQTAPADPAPTMLILDVSGSMNRPIAGQPKIAIAKEVVRDLLAGWPAERPVGMTLYGHRRPRDCTDIEQVRAIGRLDRSEAERLRGLVAGLTARGETPIARSLTGAIPAFGGRPGRIILVTDGREECGGDVCQAAAELARAGIDVTVDIVGFDLRPEEKASLQCVIERTGGRYFDARDRAGLAGAMRQAAAGPELATLEVSVTESGRRPTEAARVTIDGGGHAGLALTGNPVRYQLAPGSYKVTAQVANGPVSAPVEIALARGELVRRTIDIGSGTIVVALVAADGRPIPRGPQVQLREGDRLIGALNEERARFQAPPGRYTVRVQLTTGAFQDHPVEIRGGENVEQKLVAEIGTVEISVGGRFAAGRGPFPYVELQRDGRFAAALSDNPARFTMFAGSYTAGVRVDGVLVGATPVEIRGGVTTPVAIAVP
- a CDS encoding AsmA family protein, which gives rise to MRKVLIGVAAVAVLLLGAAMLAPGLIDWNRYKDRIQAEAEAATGRKLTIAGDIRLAVLPFPQLRVRDVRFANAPGAAVPDMVRLKGLEVDVAFWPLLSGQVEMTRVTLVEPVIELQTLAEGGGNWAMKPAAAPAAAPGAPTTPAAPPSGGDGGFPIRLGNVTIDNGTVVWRDARGSTERIERIHVRASAESLQGPFRVTGDMAVRGRPASIDADVGRLAAAGTTPVRASLLLKDARAGLVLTANLGPEAPARRIDGTLKLEADSLAGLVAALTGAPAGPARPLVADVTFVAEGDRFKADPLTVRIDDASFTGRIETAPDRAGRTTITAALSTQRIELDKWLALTGPVPSAGPAPSAGPAPAAAPGVAAPAPAARAPAGATPAAPVDGGFALPAGIIARVDLSADTVLAQGQSIRNAKLVARLADGKVTVERAAAELPGPTQLTLSGTLAAVQGRPQFDGRLQADARSLRTLLFAYKAVPDGLPADRLGRATLQTRVKAGPTLVELAELTATVDGAKATGSTSVRLPEQPGARAAVTARLAVDRFDLDSYLRRTASTPPPAAAGAAPAAAAKPAGDPGVDLDLDLRVGQLNAGGKPARDVVLAGLYQGGTLTLRQASVGDYAGASAKLAGSVRDPGPAATVDLTLEAGGRDLGQVLGQGGVAAPAQAQQPFSIAGKVTGGAARLAVDLQARLGDGQAKLAGTIEPPRGLPGIALAIDAGHPSTGRLLSQLSPGYRPRGGDIGPFRLTARTRADGNTLFLDGFSLAAGAARLEGPLRIETGGARPKLIADLTGGELSVDAFLPVEERAGLAPLDPPSLLRPGVMLAQARPAPAQRAPARAADRWSKAPLDLSSLLAADADVKLRAASFQQGRWVVSRPDIALTLADGTLTLAKFTGQLYGGTAELSGQLVARGTPSARFAVKAQNVNLGQAIDTGRAIRLVGGRAQANLAIETAGRSMHDMVSALAGRGDLDVRDGVLRGLNLSAVAGSLQTTDLTKLPNILNLVQELGKDGDTPFSALTATYRIEKGVIRSEDVKLAATGFGATGTTVTSLPAWITDTRVEAQIATRPDPIPVAVRLEGSIDEPRKIFDTNALQSYLAQRIGRGGLQQLLPGLLPPAAGQQPGQQPGRPGQQQQQQREPMNLLAPLLRR
- a CDS encoding helix-turn-helix transcriptional regulator, which encodes MTRIERAFAILLLLSDGGLVTAPSLAERFEVSVRTIYRDVEMLSATGVPIYAERGSGGGYRLLEGYFLPPVAFTREEAVAGLLALALAAGLRTPPFPAALAAAERKLAAALPPRLRPLAAETRRLVGFERATADLFHPEPDDEPGPDAAKAVETFVSAILDRVRVRLVYHSPYRGQASPEIEATPEGVIWDRDRWYLIGRRDDGRRRFWRADRVVALVASGFRHRGDAGFDVRGLLGRAWLGDAMAQWARSSPVVIAMMPAQAERLQRDWLYRFARFEPEGDRVVMTYGEFDQPLALELLRWLGPGAELRQPVAWRAAIAAELSAMAAAHA